In the genome of Streptomyces sp. P3, the window GACCCGGGTGACTTGCCCGTTCTCCACCACGAGGCTCAGCGCCGTGACCGACTCGCCGTCGATCTCGATCCGGCCCGCGGGCGCGCCGTTGAGCCACACGGCCGTCGCGTCGAGCGCGGTCGCCTCCACCCGGTTCGCGCGCGCGAGCACCTTCGCCACCTGTTCGACCCCGTGGATCGGAGCCAGAGCAGCGGCCGCAAGCCCGCCACCGTCGGCGATCAGGACCACGTCCGGTGCCATGACCTCCATCAGCTCCTGCAACCGCCCGGTTCGCAACGAGGCCAAGAACCGCTCCACCACTGCCTGTTGCTCCGACCGGCTCACCTGCACCCGCGGCCGCCGAGCCGCCACATGCTCGCGTGCCCGCCGCGCGATCTGCCGGACCGCGGTCGCGGACTTCCCGACGGCCCCGGCGATCTCGTCGTACGGCATCTCGAAGACCTCGCGGAGCACGAACACCGCCGGCTCCGTCGGCCCGAGCGTTTCCAGCACGGTGAGCATCGCGATCGAGACGCTCTCCGCGAGTTCGACATCGTCGGCGACATCGGGGCTGGTCAGCACAGGCTCCGGCAGCCACTCGCCAACGTATTCCTCGCGGCTGCGCGACAACGAACGCAGGCGGTTGAGCGCTTGCCGTGTGACGACCCGAACAAGGTACGCCCGTGGGTCACGCACCTGCGAGTGGTCGACGTCGACCCACCGCAGCCAGGACTCCTGCACCACGTCCTCCGCATCGGCCGCCGACCCGAGCATCTCGTAGGCGACCGTGAACAGCAGGCTGCGATGGGCGACGAAGGCGTTCTCGGTCATGCCGACGACGCCACGCGGGTGTCAGGACGCGTGGCCAGCGGAATCTCGCACGCGTCGGAGAAGCCCTGCGAGCTGATCCCGTTCGCGTTGTTGTTCCTGGTCGCCATGTTGACGAAGGCGATGTACGCAGTGAGCTCGACCATCGCCGCCGGGCCGAGCCGGTCGAGCAGGCTCGCGTACATTTCGTCGGTGACGGTCGGCGGCGTGTGCGTCATGGCCTCGGCGTACTCGAGGACGTCCCGCTCCAGCGGGGTGAACGCCTCCGACTCCCGCCACCTCGGCACCTGGCTCGCCTTGGCCGGGTCCAGGTTCTGGTTCTGCGCCTGGAAGTAGCCGACGTCGAGGCACCAGCTGCAGCCGACCTGCGTCGCGACTGCCATGTGCGCGAACGACTTGAGGCTCGCGTCGGCCTCGTCCCACTCGGCCAGCTTGGCGGAGAACTCCAGGTTGGACGTGGCGACCTTGGGGCTGTGCCACACCACCTCGACGGGCTCGGCCACGGCCCCAAGTTGCTTGATCATGTTT includes:
- a CDS encoding RNA polymerase sigma-70 factor, yielding MTENAFVAHRSLLFTVAYEMLGSAADAEDVVQESWLRWVDVDHSQVRDPRAYLVRVVTRQALNRLRSLSRSREEYVGEWLPEPVLTSPDVADDVELAESVSIAMLTVLETLGPTEPAVFVLREVFEMPYDEIAGAVGKSATAVRQIARRAREHVAARRPRVQVSRSEQQAVVERFLASLRTGRLQELMEVMAPDVVLIADGGGLAAAALAPIHGVEQVAKVLARANRVEATALDATAVWLNGAPAGRIEIDGESVTALSLVVENGQVTRVYLVRNPRKLTRLDASVELAR
- a CDS encoding carboxymuconolactone decarboxylase family protein yields the protein MALRVPKAELPTELSENMIKQLGAVAEPVEVVWHSPKVATSNLEFSAKLAEWDEADASLKSFAHMAVATQVGCSWCLDVGYFQAQNQNLDPAKASQVPRWRESEAFTPLERDVLEYAEAMTHTPPTVTDEMYASLLDRLGPAAMVELTAYIAFVNMATRNNNANGISSQGFSDACEIPLATRPDTRVASSA